TCCTGGGCGGTCGGCGGATCGGTCGCGACGATGACGGCGTCGGCGTCGCGGTCGTCCCCGTCGACAGTGACGGTCGCACCGTCGTCATCCGCCGCTATGGCCTCGACGTCGGCATCGAGCGTGATCGTTGCGCCCGATTCGCGCGCGTTATCGGCGAGTTGCTCCGGAATCGCCCCCATCCCCTCGGCGGGAACCGCGATCAGTCCCTCCGTTAGCATCTTGAAGGTGTACTCGAACACACGCGCGGAGTTCGAGAGCGATCGATCGAGCGTGATCCCCCCGTAGAATGGTGCGGCAAAGTTCTCGATGAACCCCTCGGAGAAGCCTCGATCGTCGAGATATTCACGGATCGACCGATCCGAGCCGCTGAAGATGGCGGTGTGGGACTTGTTGGCGAGTTCTCGGCGGAGTGTGAGGACGCGCAGTTTGTCCCGCGTTGTCACCTCACGGTTGAACAGCGAGTCCGTAAACGCCCCTGGATCGCGGAACGGATCCGACAGGATCGAGCGCTGGCCCTCGCGGGCGATACAGGCACCCGGCGTGAAGTGTCGCAGATCGAGCGCATCGAGGTCGAGTTCGCGCTGGACGGCCGGATAAGCGGTGAAAAGCACCTGAAAGCCCCGATCGAACGTATACCCGTCTTCGTGGACCGTCCGGACGCGCCCGCCGACCTCGTCGCGTCGTTCCAGCAGTTCGACGTCGACCCCGGTCTCGGCGAGATGGCGCGCCGCAACGAGTCCGGCAAGCCCGCCACCCCCGACGAGCACCCGCTTCGTATCTGACATGGGTTCTCGTTAGCACCCCCGGGTCAAAATTCTACACGTATCGGTCCGCGGCGGGCTGGGGTGGAGGTCGCCGCGCCAACACACCCGCTGTGAGCGGATGGACAGGG
This DNA window, taken from Natranaeroarchaeum aerophilus, encodes the following:
- a CDS encoding NAD(P)/FAD-dependent oxidoreductase — its product is MSDTKRVLVGGGGLAGLVAARHLAETGVDVELLERRDEVGGRVRTVHEDGYTFDRGFQVLFTAYPAVQRELDLDALDLRHFTPGACIAREGQRSILSDPFRDPGAFTDSLFNREVTTRDKLRVLTLRRELANKSHTAIFSGSDRSIREYLDDRGFSEGFIENFAAPFYGGITLDRSLSNSARVFEYTFKMLTEGLIAVPAEGMGAIPEQLADNARESGATITLDADVEAIAADDDGATVTVDGDDRDADAVIVATDPPTAQELTGVESIPTTGRGCVTQYYSMPAGKDLGAGKRLILNAESDAPNQVLVNSGVAPEHAPDDRQLVSATFLGDREEADARLDDLTRRALASWYPEQNFPDFQLLRTERIPFAQFEQPPGSLSELPNVDAPEGRCYLAGEYTRWSSINGAMESGKDAAQAVLSEL